DNA from Desulfobaccales bacterium:
AGGATGATGGGGCCGTGCTCTTTTGCCCGGCGGGCCAGCTCCCAGTCGAAGGTCTCGCCGGTGCCGCCGGGGGTGCCGGGCCTGTAGGTGTCCAGGAGGAAGGCCTGGACCGCGCCGTGATATGAGGCCAACAGCGCCAGGCTCTCCTCGCCTTTGACCCGGAAGCCTTTGATGACCCGGCGGCCCACGGCGCGGCAGTAGCCGGGGGATTCGGCTCCGTGGAGCTGGAGCCAGTCCAGGCCGGCGTAGGCGACAATCTCCCGCACCCTGGCCTGCTCTTCGTCCACGAATACCCCCACGGTGAGAACAAAGGGCGGGAGCTGGCGGATGATCTCCCGGGCGGCCTCAGGTCTTATAGCCCGGGGGCTTTTGGGATAGAAGATGAACCCCAGGGCGTCCGCGCCCAGCTCCGCCGCCAGCAGGGCATCCTCAAGATTGGTCATGCCGCAGATTTTAATCCGGATCATCGAAGAAGAATTCTCTTACATCAATATTTATAAATTCTATTTCTGCTTCTTCCAGGTCTCTTACAATACTTTGTAAATCCTCTGAACTGCTGTTGACCTCGGGAACAAAATATCTTTTTGTGCCATCCATGAGTAATTCTGAGATTGATTCTAAAAAAATTTTCTTTTTATCTATGTCATTATTAAAATAAGAATTGAGGTCACCAGCATGTGGAGCAATTCTCCCATTGTTTGTTCGTTTTTTGCCCCACAAATGAATACTTTTCACTTTGTGCATTATTGATTTTAATTTTTGCATGAATTTTTCCAGGTCTTGGCAACTAAAATTTTCCGGGCCTCCGTGGGCTGTAAACAATTGGGGAATATCCAAAGCAAGGTCCAGCCGCAAAGACCTTTGTTCAATTCGTTTGACAAGCTCTTGCAAATCATTAAATTTAGATAATAAAAAATTCCCTCCTCTATACCTGGTGCCATATCTGTTTTCCAAAACAATGTCGACGCGTGGCCAATTTTCAAGGATGATTTGCTCAAATACTTTTATAACACGATAAAAAATTGTCGAAATTGGAATAATCATTGAATGGGGGATGAATTTCAATAACGACCGGTTTTTTATTTTCAGTCATTCTTTTAATGAATTCCGCAAATTCTCTCGACCATTGTTCATTATACCATAATTGTGGTATATGGTGAATATGTGCATTTCTAATGGTTGGAAATTTCTGAATCAATTGCGTATTTAATTTCCTTCTTCCATAAGAATATTCTGTGTGTAATGACAAAAATCCTTCTTCATTAATCTTCGTCTTATCGAAATGCGCAGCCACTTCATTGATCTGAGGATGAATGTGGGGCGGATACTTCCTGTTACGGTATTTGACCGGGATGAGCATGGCTTCACCTCAAGTCGTGGTCGCCGCAGACATGTGGCCGGTCAATATTATCTGATCATATCATGGCTTCCCCACCAACTCCCGCAGGCGGGCGCCGGGGTCCGGGGCGGTCACCAGGCTCTCGCCGATGAGGAAGGCCCGGATCCCCCCCGCCTCCAGGCGCTCCAGGTCCTCCGGGGTCTTGAGGCCGCTGGCCGCCACCAGGGTCACCCCCGGCGGCGCCAACGGGGCCAGTTCCAGGGCCCGGTCCATGTGCATCTGGAAAGTGTGCAAATTCCGGTGGTTGATGCCGATGAGCTCCGCTCCCACCATCAGGGCCGTCTCCATCTCCTCCCGGGTGTGCACCTCCACCAGGGCCTCCAGGCCCAGGGAGCGGGTCAGCAGCAGAAGCGCCCGCAGCTTGCCGGCGTCCAGCACCTGGGTCAAGAGAAGCAGTGCGTCGGCCCCGATGGCGGCGCTTTCATA
Protein-coding regions in this window:
- the trpC gene encoding indole-3-glycerol phosphate synthase TrpC: MDFLAKIVAHKLQESLELFESGKLAAFKAALAQRPRPLSLKQALERAPGRAVIAEVKRASPAKGELAMERDPVALARMYEKNGAAAISVLTERRYFHGDPGFLQEIKLEVAVPVLRKDFILEPIQVYESAAIGADALLLLTQVLDAGKLRALLLLTRSLGLEALVEVHTREEMETALMVGAELIGINHRNLHTFQMHMDRALELAPLAPPGVTLVAASGLKTPEDLERLEAGGIRAFLIGESLVTAPDPGARLRELVGKP
- a CDS encoding phosphoribosylanthranilate isomerase; the encoded protein is MTNLEDALLAAELGADALGFIFYPKSPRAIRPEAAREIIRQLPPFVLTVGVFVDEEQARVREIVAYAGLDWLQLHGAESPGYCRAVGRRVIKGFRVKGEESLALLASYHGAVQAFLLDTYRPGTPGGTGETFDWELARRAKEHGPIILAGGLTPDNVAQAIRQAQPAAVDVASGVEAAPGKKDPNKLKAFLEAVKRVGGGG